From the genome of Tachysurus vachellii isolate PV-2020 chromosome 2, HZAU_Pvac_v1, whole genome shotgun sequence, one region includes:
- the LOC132841797 gene encoding protein translocase subunit SecA-like gives MASTNLLLSRLRDLVRYGQWSEDDVVDLFTALVKEYGVKRLNTDFYTWMAKILYQVEIHKINKSDLSSEIKPNQFVDDIENRIKSLAKETREKSLKEILEEIRTEGDTDLNICEVENIVSYVSSSPVSKNPSGIKETLMRLCNAVEKAKGWKPRLTQMVSWCIMALSDSSRLIQVGTGEGKSCIVAMFAAYLAMNRQHVDIISSSPVLAERDTEEWLPFYKNLGITVDYNTNKRKVEDLRRCYACQVVYGTAQDFAGDWLRHRFQRENVRPDRKFECVIVDEVDSLMLDKGLEIVYLNSEMPVMESLNVILAKIWCVVNQSEDLDVEKTLDLIRSLLASDDLDILPSHLEISTSTSEREHNKIHIPGFLEHINERLKIWIENAFLAKTMTLGHEYIQHENGVVPVDFRSTGVVQNNMKWGDGLQQFLEMKHQTRLSNMSIITNFKSNVSLFRSYKQIYGLTGTLGKQNELDLLQKLYPGIKSCKIPPFRRRKLYEKDGIVITDEDGWVETICKVVNNQVNPTVYRGSRAVLVICETIKRAQTVHDALSKTIPTDKLKLYTNNNMDNSMITGKEVTEGCVIVATNLAGRGTDLKVCKNVNDSGGLFVVQTFLPLNIRVEQQAFGRTAREGNPGSAQLIMCSTHFSESVKLVMELHSPLGLLTLLRHLTATLAVTGLTENKFEETLTIYQGEHNEKNCEAMVKELRKLLNAEKPSGLTNLEVEKQSRDLIVQTRLSHILEDDIPKITKKEDLFSDYLAILDTIYKQPLGGNHEDIVSSLHECWGMWLLMKFNENESTEILRQQLKKDLQSAKQKLDCKQSPSTMIYHYVRLGNTLRNKRSFADSIEMYTRAIENNSCCPAIALYNRALSILSKGNSGHIAQALSDLKKAEEAVDSYMRKLTLTVDFVKSSSNDHFLFSDTSFTKQFYAKQMAQHRLKKNIQQAIQVLQFAESKGYDVRITDYPAELLVLNPVLLRSDEIIKVLRSVVALSKVSSTVFPESLSISSSTENELMDGVTELGREIIQLQSLGLDTLFSVQTVFSFFKRLSKIFS, from the coding sequence ATGGCATCAACAAATCTGTTGTTATCAAGATTGCGCGATTTGGTCAGATATGGACAGTGGAGTGAGGATGATGTTGTGGATTTGTTCACTGCCCTTGTGAAAGAATACGGTGTAAAGAGATTAAACACTGATTTCTACACATGGATGGCTAAAATACTTTACCAAGTGGAAATTCACAAGATCAACAAGTCAGATTTATCATCTGAGATTAAACCAAACCAGTTTGTGGATGACAttgaaaacagaattaaaagcCTTGCTAAAGAAACAAGAGAGAAAAGCCTCAAAGAAATCCTTGAAGAAATTCGAACAGAAGGAGACACTGATCTCAATATTTGTGAAGTTGAAAACATTGTGTCATATGTGTCATCATCACCTGTTTCAAAAAACCCATCAGGTATAAAGGAGACATTAATGAGACTATGTAACGCAGTAGAAAAAGCCAAAGGATGGAAACCAAGGCTGACTCAGATGGTGAGTTGGTGCATCATGGCTCTTTCTGATTCCAGCCGGTTAATCCAGGTTGGCACAGGAGAAGGAAAGTCATGTATTGTAGCCATGTTTGCTGCATATCTTGCCATGAATAGACAACATGTAGACATTATCTCCAGTTCCCCTGTGCTTGCAGAGAGAGATACTGAGGAGTGGCTTCCATTTTATAAAAATCTGGGAATCACTGTGGattacaatacaaataaaagaaaagttgaAGACTTGAGGCGGTGTTATGCATGTCAGGTAGTCTATGGCACAGCTCAAGATTTTGCAGGAGACTGGTTAAGACACAGGTTTCAAAGAGAAAATGTGAGACCTGATAGAAAGTTTGAATGTGTCATAGTAGATGAGGTGGACTCGCTCATGTTGGACAAAGGCCTAGAAATTGTCTACCTGAACAGTGAGATGCCTGTCATGGAGTCTTTAAATGTAATCTTAGCTAAGATTTGGTGTGTTGTCAACCAGTCTGAAGATCTGGATGTAGAGAAGACACTGGATCTCATTCGCTCATTATTAGCATCAGATGATTTAGACATACTGCCATCACATTTAGAGATCTCCACAAGTACATCAGAGCGGGAGCACAACAAAATCCACATTCCAGGTTTTCTAGAGCACATAAATGAGAGGCTAAAAATATGGATTGAAAATGCATTTCTTGCCAAAACAATGACTTTAGGGCATGAATACATTCAGCATGAGAATGGTGTAGTTCCTGTAGATTTCAGATCTACAGGAGTCGTGCAAAATAACATGAAATGGGGAGACGGACTTCAGCAATTCCTAGAAATGAAGCACCAAACCAGGCTGTCGAATATGTCCATTATAACAAATTTCAAGTCCAATGTAAGTTTATTCAGGAGTTACAAACAGATTTATGGGCTCACAGGAACTTTGGGGAAACAAAACGAACTTGATTTGCTGCAGAAACTGTACCCTGGCATTAAATCATGTAAAATCCCACCATTCAGACGAAGGAAACTTTACGAGAAGGACGGCATTGTAATTACTGATGAAGATGGGTGGGTAGAAACAATTTGTAAGGTTGTTAATAACCAAGTGAACCCCACAGTCTACCGAGGTTCAAGAGCAGTCTTGGTCATCTGTGAAACTATTAAACGAGCACAAACTGTCCATGATGCACTCTCAAAAACTATTCCAACAGACAAACTGAAACTGTACACCAATAACAATATGGACAATTCAATGATTACAGGCAAGGAGGTTACAGAAGGTTGTGTCATTGTTGCAACCAATCTTGCTGGTCGTGGGACTGACCTAAAAgtctgtaaaaatgtaaatgattcagGGGGTCTGTTTGTGGTGCAGACCTTCTTGCCTCTTAATATCCGTGTGGAGCAACAAGCTTTTGGTCGAACTGCACGAGAAGGAAACCCTGGTTCTGCTCAACTCATCATGTGTTCTACTCACTTCTCTGAGTCAGTGAAACTGGTCATGGAACTACATTCTCCTCTCGGGTTACTTACCCTCCTGAGGCATCTAACAGCCACTTTAGCTGTGACAGGACTGACTGAAAATAAGTTTGAAGAAACCCTTACAATTTATCAAGGAGAACACAATGAAAAGAATTGTGAGGCCATGGTGAAAGAACTTAGAAAATTGCTAAATGCTGAAAAGCCAAGCGGTTTAACAAACCTGGAGGTGGAAAAACAGTCTAGAGATTTAATTGTGCAAACAAGACTGTCACATATTCTTGAAGATGACATACCAAAAATCACCAAAAAGGAAGATCTCTTTTCTGACTACCTTGCCATATTGGACACCATTTACAAACAGCCTCTGGGTGGCAACCATGAAGATATTGTGTCTTCACTTCATGAGTGCTGGGGTATGTGGCTTCTGATGAAGTTCAATGAGAATGAATCGACTGAAATATTAAGACAGCAGTTAAAGAAAGACTTGCAAAGTGCAAAGCAAAAACTGGATTGTAAACAGTCTCCTTCCACTATGATCTACCATTATGTAAGACTTGGCAACACACTCCGCAACAAAAGATCCTTTGCAGACAGCATTGAGATGTACACAAGAGCCATTGAAAACAATTCTTGCTGTCCTGCCATTGCTTTGTACAATCGTGCATTGTCCATTCTGTCTAAAGGAAATAGTGGACATATTGCTCAGGCATTGTCAGACCTGAAGAAAGCTGAGGAGGCAGTAGACTCCTACATGAGAAAGTTGACATTGACTGTGGACTTTGTGAAAAGCTCCAGCAACGATCACTTTTTGTTTTCTGACACCTCGTTTACCAAGCAATTTTACGCCAAGCAAATGGCACAGcatcgattaaaaaaaaatatccagcaAGCAATACAAGTGTTGCAGTTTGCTGAAAGTAAAGGTTATGATGTACGGATAACAGATTACCCAGCGGAACTTCTGGTGTTGAACCCTGTTCTTTTAAGATCAGATGAAATTATAAAGGTCCTGCGATCGGTTGTCGCCCTGTCCAAGGTGTCCTCTACCGTGTTCCCAGAGTCTCTTAGCATTAGCTCAAGTACAGAAAATGAACTGATGGATGGAGTTACCGAGCTGGGCCGAGAGATAATTCAACTCCAGTCACTGGGACTGGACACCCTCTTCTCAGTACAAACagtgttctctttttttaaacgtttGAGTAAAATATTCAGTTAA
- the LOC132860696 gene encoding protein translocase subunit SecA-like translates to MASTNLLLSRLRDLVRYGQWSEDDVVDLFTALVKEDGVKRLNTDFYTWMAKILYQVEIHKINKSDLLSEIKPSQFVDDIENRIKSLAKETREKSLKEILDEIRTEGDTDLNILCEVEKIVSYVSSSPPVSKNPSGIKETLVTLCKAVEKTKAKEKWKPRLAQMVSWCIMALSDSSRLIQVGTGEGKSCIVAMFAAYLAMNRQHVDIISSSPVLAERDAKEWLSFYKNLGITVDYNTNKRKVEDLRQCYACQVVYGTAEDFAGDWLRHRFQRENVRPDRKFECVIVDEVDSLMLDKGLEIVYLNSEMPVMESLNVILAKIWCVVNQSEDLDVEKTLDLIRSSLASDDLDILPSHLEISTGTSERERNKIHIPGFLEHINERLKIWIENAFLAKTMTSGHEYILHKDSVVPVDFGSTGVVQNNMKWGDGLQQFLEMKHQTRLSNMSIITNFKSNVSLFRSYKQIYGLTGTLGKQTELDLLQKLYPGIKSCKIPPFKRRKLYEKDGIVITDEDGWEQTICKVVNTQVNPTVYRGSRAVLVICETIKRAQTVHDALSKIIPTDKLKLYTNNNMDNSMITGKEVTEGCVIVATNLAGRGTDLKVCPNVNDSGGLFVVQTFLPLNIRVEQQAFGRTARQGNPGSAQLIMCSTHFSESVKLVMALHSPLRLLTLLRHLTDTLAVTGLTENKFEETLIIYRREPNEKNCESMVKELKELLNTEKLSGLTNLEMEKQSRDLIVQTRLSHILEDDIPKITKKEDLFYEYLAILDTIYKQPLGGNHEDIVSSLHECWGMWLLMKFNENKSTEILRQQLKKDLQSAKQKLDCKHSPSTMIYHYVRLGNTLRNKRSFADSIEMYTRAIENNSCCPAIALYNRAFSILSKGNSGHIAQALSDLKKAEEAVESYMRMLTLTVDFVKSSSNEHFLFADTSFTKQFHAKQMAQHLFKKNIQQAIQVLQFAENKGNNIQITKYPVKRLMLDTVLLVAQSMVSYILFPESLSIASSTENELMVDVTELGREIIQLQSLGLDTLFSVQTVFSFFKRLSKIFI, encoded by the coding sequence ATGGCATCAACAAATTTGCTGTTATCAAGATTGCGCGATTTGGTCAGATATGGACAGTGGAGTGAGGACGATGTTGTGGATTTGTTCACTGCCCTTGTGAAAGAAGACGGTGTAAAGAGATTAAACACTGATTTCTACACATGGATGGCTAAAATACTTTACCAAGTGGAAATTCACAAGATCAACAAGTCAGATTTATTATCTGAGATTAAACCAAGCCAGTTTGTGGATGACAttgaaaacagaattaaaagcCTTGCTAAAGAAACAAGAGAGAAAAGCCTCAAAGAAATCCTTGATGAAATTCGAACAGAAGGAGACACTGATCTCAATATTTTATGTGAAGTTGAAAAAATTGTGTCATATGTGTCTTCATCACCACCTGTTTCAAAAAACCCATCAGGTATAAAGGAGACATTAGTGACACTATGTAAAGCAGTAGAAAAAACCAAAGCCAAAGAGAAATGGAAACCAAGGCTGGCTCAGATGGTGAGCTGGTGCATCATGGCTCTTTCTGATTCCAGCCGGTTAATCCAGGTTGGCACAGGAGAAGGAAAGTCATGTATTGTAGCCATGTTTGCTGCATATCTTGCCATGAATAGACAACATGTAGACATTATCTCCAGTTCCCCTGTGCTTGCAGAGAGAGATGCTAAGGAGTGgctttcattttataaaaatctgGGAATCACTGTGGattacaatacaaataaaagaaaagttgaAGACTTGAGGCAGTGTTATGCATGTCAAGTAGTCTATGGCACAGCTGAAGATTTTGCAGGAGACTGGTTAAGACACAGGTTTCAAAGAGAAAATGTGAGACCTGATAGAAAATTTGAATGTGTCATAGTAGATGAGGTGGACTCGCTCATGTTGGACAAAGGCCTAGAAATTGTCTACCTGAACAGTGAGATGCCTGTCATGGAGTCTTTAAATGTAATCTTAGCTAAGATTTGGTGTGTTGTCAACCAGTCTGAAGATCTGGATGTAGAGAAGACACTAGATCTTATTCGCTCCTCACTAGCATCAGACGATTTAGACATACTGCCATCACATTTAGAGATTTCCACAGGTACATCAGAGCGGGAGCGCAACAAAATCCACATTCCAGGTTTTCTAGAGCACATAAATGAGAGGCTAAAAATATGGATTGAAAATGCATTCCTTGCCAAAACGATGACTTCAGGGCATGAATACATTCTGCATAAGGATAGTGTAGTTCCTGTAGATTTCGGATCTACAGGAGTCGTGCAAAATAACATGAAATGGGGAGATGGGCTTCAGCAATTCCTAGAAATGAAGCACCAAACCAGGCTGTCGAATATGTCCATTATAACAAATTTCAAGTCCAATGTAAGTTTATTCAGGAGTTACAAACAGATTTATGGGCTCACAGGAACTTTGGGGAAACAAACTGAACTTGATTTGCTGCAGAAACTGTACCCTGGCATTAAATCATGTAAAATCCCACCATTCAAACGAAGGAAACTTTACGAGAAGGACGGCATTGTAATTACTGATGAAGATGGGTGGGAACAAACAATTTGTAAGGTTGTTAATACGCAAGTGAACCCCACAGTCTACCGAGGTTCAAGAGCAGTCTTGGTAATCTGTGAAACTATTAAACGAGCACAAACTGTCCATGATGCACTCTCAAAAATTATTCCAACAGACAAACTGAAACTGTACACCAATAACAATATGGACAATTCAATGATTACAGGCAAGGAGGTTACAGAAGGTTGTGTCATTGTTGCAACCAATCTTGCTGGTCGTGGGACTGACCTAAAAGTCTGTCCAAATGTAAATGATTCAGGGGGTCTGTTTGTGGTGCAGACCTTCTTGCCTCTTAATATCCGTGTGGAGCAACAAGCTTTTGGTCGAACTGCACGACAAGGAAATCCTGGTTCTGCTCAACTCATCATGTGTTCTACTCACTTCTCTGAGTCAGTGAAACTGGTGATGGCACTACACTCACCTCTCAGGTTACTTACCCTCCTGAGGCATCTAACAGACACTTTAGCTGTGACAGGACTGACTGAAAATAAGTTTGAAGAAACACTTATAATTTATCGGCGAGAACCCAATGAAAAGAATTGTGAGTCCATGGTGAAAGAACTTAAAGAATTGCTAAATACTGAAAAGCTAAGCGGCTTAACTAACCTGGAGATGGAAAAACAATCTAGAGATTTAATTGTGCAAACAAGACTGTCACATATTCTTGAAGATGACATTCCAAAAATCACCAAAAAGGAAGATCTCTTTTATGAATACCTTGCCATATTGGACACCATTTACAAACAGCCTCTGGGTGGCAACCATGAAGATATTGTGTCTTCACTTCATGAGTGCTGGGGTATGTGGCTTCTGATGAAGTTCAATGAGAATAAATCGACTGAAATATTAAGACAGCAGTTAAAGAAAGACTTGCAAAGTGCAAAGCAAAAACTGGATTGTAAACATTCCCCTTCCACTATGATCTACCATTATGTAAGACTTGGCAACACACTCCGCAACAAAAGATCCTTTGCAGACAGCATTGAGATGTACACAAGAGCCATTGAAAACAATTCTTGCTGTCCTGCTATTGCTTTGTACAATCGTGCATTTTCCATTCTGTCTAAAGGAAATAGTGGACATATTGCTCAGGCATTGTCAGACCTGAAGAAAGCTGAGGAGGCAGTAGAATCCTACATGAGAATGTTGACGTTGACTGTAGACTTTGTGAAAAGCTCCAGTAACgaacattttttgtttgctgaCACATCATTTACCAAGCAATTTCATGCCAAGCAAATGGCACAGCATCTATTCAAAAAAAATATCCAACAAGCAATACAAGTGTTGCAGTTTGCTGAAAATAAAGGTAATAAcatacaaataacaaaatacCCAGTGAAACGTCTGATGCTGGACACTGTGCTTTTGGTTGCCCAGTCCATGGTGTCCTATATCTTGTTCCCTGAGTCCCTTAGCATTGCATCAAGTACAGAAAATGAACTGATGGTTGACGTTACCGAGCTGGGCAGAGAGATAATTCAACTCCAGTCACTGGGACTGGACACCCTCTTCTCGGTACAAACtgtgttctctttttttaaacgtttgagtaaaatatttatttaa